The Thermodesulfovibrio thiophilus DSM 17215 genome contains a region encoding:
- a CDS encoding pseudouridine synthase produces the protein MIQRLQKILCEYGIVSRRKAEELIKEGKVTVNGQIATIGQKADPETDYIKVDGNLLIKPQQKVYYAFYKPRKVITSLIDPQGRMTIKHFLKGIKFRIYPVGRLDYDSEGLLLLTNDGELAYRVMHPGSEIEKTYMVKIEGLIEDKNIEKLKKGIKIDGKFAVPASVHLVKKLKANSWIKITLKEGRKRQIRKMLERVGHPVIRLIRIAIDGVKLGELKPGQLRPLTKEEIATLKKKTGLSQ, from the coding sequence ATGATACAAAGACTTCAGAAAATCCTTTGTGAATATGGAATTGTATCCCGCAGAAAAGCAGAAGAGCTGATAAAAGAGGGAAAAGTTACAGTAAACGGACAAATCGCAACTATAGGGCAGAAAGCTGATCCAGAAACAGATTATATAAAAGTTGATGGTAATCTTCTTATTAAACCGCAGCAAAAGGTTTATTATGCCTTTTATAAACCAAGGAAAGTGATTACATCACTTATTGATCCACAGGGAAGAATGACAATAAAGCATTTTTTGAAAGGTATTAAATTCAGAATTTATCCAGTTGGAAGACTTGATTATGATTCAGAAGGACTACTTCTGCTTACAAATGACGGAGAACTTGCTTACAGAGTAATGCATCCAGGTTCAGAAATTGAAAAAACTTATATGGTTAAAATTGAAGGATTGATAGAAGATAAAAATATAGAAAAATTAAAAAAAGGAATTAAGATTGACGGAAAGTTTGCTGTTCCAGCAAGTGTGCATCTTGTAAAAAAATTGAAAGCCAATTCATGGATAAAAATTACTCTTAAGGAAGGACGAAAAAGACAAATTCGTAAAATGCTCGAACGAGTCGGTCATCCTGTTATTAGATTAATCAGAATAGCCATCGATGGAGTAAAGCTCGGAGAGTTAAAACCAGGTCAACTGAGACCTCTTACAAAGGAAGAAATTGCAACACTTAAGAAAAAAACAGGATTATCTCAATAA
- a CDS encoding SurA N-terminal domain-containing protein, whose protein sequence is MKYFLGSKVYVLKLSVLLVILVSFFNFQSIFQSSASAEENKFFLDKVVAVVNKEVITWSELYKYMEFVANDEIKSLNPDERFKYFKKHQEELLEKLIDTKLQIEEAEKFGIFVSDSEIDAAINDIKKKYKMSDKAFNETLQKEGMTFEDYKKLLKEQVIIGRASNMFVKSKIIVTDEEINNYIAANPELSCDDDGYYVSQIFLKKRENEEELKIKINEILKRLIQGEPFNRIASQFSEDVSARSGGSIGVLKKNEIAPQLAILLSKMNIGQVSEPIMTEHGIFIFRLDGICFKKGSERLINYVRNLLENEKFWNEYKLWIRSLRQKAYVEIMD, encoded by the coding sequence ATGAAATATTTTCTAGGTAGTAAAGTTTATGTTTTAAAACTATCAGTTTTACTGGTAATTTTAGTTTCATTTTTCAACTTCCAATCTATATTTCAATCTTCAGCCAGTGCGGAAGAAAATAAATTTTTTCTTGATAAAGTTGTAGCTGTAGTTAACAAAGAAGTAATAACATGGAGCGAACTCTATAAATATATGGAATTTGTTGCAAATGATGAAATTAAATCACTCAATCCTGACGAAAGATTTAAATATTTCAAAAAACATCAGGAGGAATTACTTGAAAAGCTCATTGATACAAAGCTTCAGATAGAAGAAGCTGAAAAATTTGGAATCTTTGTCAGTGATTCTGAAATAGATGCAGCAATAAATGATATAAAGAAAAAATATAAAATGTCAGATAAAGCATTTAATGAAACCCTTCAGAAAGAAGGAATGACTTTTGAAGATTATAAAAAACTGCTTAAAGAACAAGTAATAATTGGCAGAGCATCAAATATGTTTGTAAAAAGTAAGATAATTGTTACTGATGAAGAAATAAACAATTATATCGCAGCTAATCCTGAGCTCTCATGTGATGATGATGGTTATTATGTAAGTCAGATATTTTTAAAAAAAAGAGAAAATGAAGAGGAATTAAAAATAAAAATAAATGAAATTTTAAAAAGACTTATTCAGGGAGAACCTTTCAATAGAATTGCATCTCAATTCAGTGAAGATGTTTCAGCCAGATCAGGAGGATCAATCGGAGTATTAAAAAAAAATGAAATAGCTCCTCAGCTTGCGATTTTACTTTCAAAAATGAACATAGGGCAGGTAAGTGAACCAATTATGACTGAACATGGTATTTTTATTTTCAGACTTGATGGCATCTGTTTTAAAAAAGGATCTGAAAGATTGATCAATTATGTAAGAAATCTTCTGGAAAATGAAAAATTCTGGAACGAATATAAACTCTGGATAAGAAGCCTCCGTCAAAAGGCTTATGTTGAGATTATGGATTAG
- the hypE gene encoding hydrogenase expression/formation protein HypE has product MDRILLGHGSGGKLMHELITKYVVPVFELSSLMDSAVISLNHSGKIAITTDSYTVSPIFFPGGNIGDLAVNGTVNDLAVVGATPLYLTAGFILEEGLPMVDFEKILKSIAASAKKAGVKIVAGDTKVVDKGKGDGIFINTSGVGILSDNIELSPMKVEIGDKVILSGSIGNHGIAVMAERNDFIFEPPVLSDTRALNGLINEILQYFAPFIKIMRDPTRGGVATTLKEIALDSGKDILIYENSIPVHDTVKGACDLLGLDPLFVANEGIFIAIVKPEVTEEILTLMKKHPFGIESTIIGEVTGQGGKVLLKTLIGGTRMVDMLPGEQLPRIC; this is encoded by the coding sequence ATGGATAGAATCCTTCTTGGTCATGGAAGTGGTGGCAAATTAATGCATGAACTTATAACAAAATACGTCGTACCAGTATTTGAGCTTTCCTCACTTATGGACTCTGCTGTGATATCTCTTAATCATTCTGGAAAAATTGCTATAACAACTGATTCATACACTGTATCACCAATATTTTTTCCTGGTGGAAATATTGGTGACCTTGCAGTAAACGGCACTGTAAATGATTTAGCTGTTGTGGGTGCTACACCTCTTTATCTAACAGCAGGTTTTATATTAGAAGAAGGTCTTCCAATGGTTGACTTTGAAAAGATTTTAAAAAGCATTGCTGCATCGGCAAAAAAAGCAGGAGTAAAAATAGTTGCTGGAGACACTAAAGTTGTTGACAAAGGTAAGGGAGATGGAATTTTTATAAATACTTCAGGAGTTGGCATATTATCAGATAATATCGAACTGTCTCCTATGAAAGTAGAAATTGGAGATAAAGTTATCTTAAGTGGATCTATAGGGAATCATGGAATTGCTGTAATGGCTGAAAGAAATGATTTTATCTTTGAACCGCCCGTCTTGAGTGACACCAGAGCATTAAATGGTTTAATTAACGAAATTCTCCAATACTTCGCTCCTTTTATCAAAATTATGCGAGATCCCACACGTGGTGGAGTTGCAACCACACTTAAAGAAATTGCCCTTGACTCAGGCAAGGATATCTTAATTTATGAAAATTCAATTCCAGTTCATGATACTGTTAAAGGAGCATGCGACCTCCTTGGACTTGATCCTCTATTTGTAGCTAATGAAGGTATTTTTATTGCTATTGTTAAACCGGAAGTTACAGAGGAAATACTTACTTTGATGAAAAAGCATCCATTCGGGATAGAATCTACAATAATTGGAGAGGTTACAGGTCAAGGAGGTAAAGTCTTATTGAAAACATTAATTGGAGGCACAAGAATGGTTGACATGCTTCCAGGAGAACAACTACCAAGAATATGTTAA
- a CDS encoding c-type heme family protein — MKLKNLSINTKFTLSIALIIFAFCIMFSFLLYYHLKQKVIEDANEKTRIIMTQIDALGNYVKDELRPAIFKLLYETGKKDEFIVEGMSTTHVRLSVMRRFNNKIKNYTYRRVSTDPINPEHKADALHVQLIEYFKKNSDKESWSGIIKSGDQEILIMAKPVNIEKGCLICHGKIINAPKALLKMFPRSNDFTWKDGDVIGVESVSMPIASTLGEIKGVAISTFLFGAVTLLFLFVTLHGAFWSFVIKPLKRLSLLFRGIVEGTEPLNQTIEVKTKDEIGELIFSFNQMAKYLYEAQEATKKHAETLQTIFEGITDPLALVNPDCTVEMTNHAYRVWMKEGRSAVFTNKCDIEKLDSDKLCPVYFLKKVVDTKKPFSEYWEGDDGKYYFIHLYPIFDDSGNVIKVVHYVKDITEKRKIEDQMRITEKLAAIGQLSAGLAHEINNPLGGIRLCFNNLISTKMDEETKKMHIEVINHGLIKIQQIIKQLLDFSKQTELVKSSVPINSLVENVLKLTEYLISKNGITVIRKLSQDIPEIMVDSNKIEQVFLNIVLNAIQAMDGRQKILTIESYMKNDRCFVSFTDTGHGIPESILPKIFDPFFTTKPVGQGTGLGLSVSKSIVEQHNGRILVETSKAGTTFIVELPIK, encoded by the coding sequence ATGAAACTAAAAAATCTTTCAATAAATACGAAATTTACACTGTCAATAGCTTTAATAATTTTTGCTTTCTGTATAATGTTTTCATTTCTTTTATATTACCATCTAAAACAAAAAGTTATCGAGGATGCGAATGAAAAAACAAGAATTATTATGACTCAGATTGACGCACTTGGCAATTATGTAAAAGATGAGCTAAGGCCAGCTATATTTAAACTACTTTATGAAACAGGGAAAAAAGATGAGTTTATTGTTGAAGGAATGTCAACCACTCATGTGAGATTGAGTGTTATGAGGAGATTTAATAATAAAATAAAAAACTATACGTACAGAAGAGTTTCAACAGATCCTATTAATCCAGAACATAAAGCAGATGCATTACATGTTCAATTAATTGAATATTTTAAAAAAAATTCTGATAAAGAATCATGGAGCGGAATTATAAAATCAGGAGATCAGGAAATTCTTATAATGGCTAAACCGGTTAATATTGAAAAAGGGTGTTTGATATGCCATGGAAAAATTATTAATGCACCAAAAGCTTTACTTAAAATGTTTCCACGATCAAATGATTTTACGTGGAAAGATGGTGATGTTATAGGTGTTGAATCTGTTTCCATGCCTATTGCTTCAACGCTTGGAGAAATAAAAGGAGTTGCAATATCAACATTTCTTTTTGGTGCGGTTACTCTTCTTTTTCTTTTTGTTACTCTTCATGGAGCATTCTGGAGCTTCGTGATTAAACCATTAAAAAGATTAAGCTTGTTATTCAGAGGCATAGTAGAGGGGACTGAGCCGCTTAATCAAACTATTGAAGTAAAAACAAAGGATGAAATAGGAGAACTCATTTTTTCATTTAATCAGATGGCAAAATATTTATATGAAGCACAGGAGGCTACAAAAAAACATGCTGAAACTCTTCAGACAATATTTGAAGGTATCACAGATCCTCTTGCGCTTGTAAATCCTGACTGTACAGTAGAAATGACAAACCATGCATACAGAGTCTGGATGAAGGAAGGTAGATCAGCGGTCTTTACTAATAAATGCGATATAGAAAAACTTGATAGTGATAAATTGTGTCCGGTTTATTTCCTTAAAAAAGTCGTAGATACTAAAAAGCCATTTTCAGAGTACTGGGAAGGGGATGACGGGAAATATTATTTTATTCATCTCTATCCAATATTTGATGATTCAGGGAATGTGATTAAAGTTGTCCATTATGTTAAAGATATTACGGAGAAACGAAAAATAGAAGACCAGATGCGAATTACAGAAAAACTTGCAGCAATTGGACAACTCTCAGCAGGACTTGCTCATGAGATTAATAATCCACTTGGCGGTATAAGGCTCTGTTTTAACAATTTAATTTCAACTAAAATGGATGAGGAAACAAAAAAGATGCATATTGAAGTTATAAATCATGGCCTTATAAAAATCCAGCAGATTATAAAACAGCTTCTTGATTTTTCAAAACAAACAGAGTTAGTCAAGTCATCCGTTCCGATCAATAGTCTTGTGGAAAATGTATTGAAATTAACTGAATATCTTATATCAAAAAATGGTATTACTGTTATAAGGAAACTTTCACAAGATATTCCTGAAATAATGGTTGATTCAAATAAAATAGAGCAGGTTTTCTTAAATATTGTGCTTAATGCAATTCAGGCAATGGATGGAAGACAAAAAATTCTTACAATAGAGAGCTATATGAAAAACGATAGATGTTTTGTTTCATTTACTGACACAGGTCATGGTATTCCTGAGAGTATACTTCCTAAGATTTTTGATCCATTCTTCACAACCAAGCCAGTTGGACAGGGAACAGGACTTGGACTATCTGTGAGTAAATCTATTGTAGAGCAGCATAATGGCAGGATTCTTGTTGAAACCTCAAAAGCTGGTACAACATTTATTGTGGAGTTACCGATCAAATGA
- a CDS encoding sigma-54-dependent transcriptional regulator: MKEKILIVEDDPAMRLGMSHFLGSCGYYIKSCDDGLKAMSILDSEFFDIAIIDLRLPGVDGLSLLKHIKNRYLQTGVIIITAFAEVKTAVQAIKDGAFDYIAKPFTNEELILVIERLLKFRNLEMEVQHLSEMVKKKEGFEGLIYATPVMKEIIDKIEAVSKTDVPILIQGESGTGKELVANAIQMHSLRKNMPYIKINCAAIPETLFESELFGYERGAFTGAIETKKGKFELANRGTLFFDEIGDMPLALQAKLLRVIEDGIIYRLGGKEPIQINIRYIYATSKNLKELIKSEKFREDLFYRINVMPIFIPPLRERKEDIPALIENFLNIFSEKYSKQNITISSLAYEALLSYDYPGNVRELKHAIERAVLLSSDGVIDVKHLPDEFLPVKAFQNDCIVNKITLKECLESFEKNLIIKALQECGGKKIEAAKKLGISRKALWEKMKAYGIDSGGGGI, encoded by the coding sequence ATGAAAGAAAAAATTCTGATAGTTGAAGATGATCCTGCAATGAGACTTGGAATGAGTCATTTTCTTGGATCATGCGGATATTATATTAAATCCTGTGATGATGGATTAAAGGCAATGTCAATACTAGATTCAGAATTTTTTGATATCGCCATTATTGATCTGAGACTTCCCGGAGTTGATGGTCTTAGTTTACTTAAACACATAAAAAATAGATACTTACAAACAGGTGTGATTATTATAACTGCATTTGCTGAAGTTAAGACCGCTGTTCAGGCGATAAAAGATGGAGCTTTTGATTACATTGCTAAACCATTTACAAATGAGGAGCTTATTCTGGTAATAGAAAGATTGCTGAAATTCAGAAATCTTGAAATGGAAGTGCAACACCTAAGCGAAATGGTTAAAAAAAAGGAGGGTTTTGAAGGATTAATATACGCGACTCCTGTTATGAAAGAAATAATTGATAAAATTGAAGCAGTATCGAAAACAGATGTACCTATTCTCATTCAGGGTGAAAGTGGCACAGGCAAAGAATTAGTTGCAAATGCTATTCAAATGCATAGTCTGAGAAAAAATATGCCATATATCAAAATAAATTGTGCTGCAATACCTGAAACTCTTTTTGAGTCTGAACTTTTTGGATATGAAAGAGGCGCTTTTACAGGTGCCATTGAAACCAAAAAGGGAAAATTCGAGCTTGCAAATAGAGGTACATTATTTTTTGATGAAATCGGTGATATGCCCCTCGCTCTTCAGGCAAAACTTTTAAGAGTTATCGAAGATGGAATTATTTATCGTCTTGGAGGTAAAGAACCAATTCAGATTAACATTAGATATATTTATGCAACAAGTAAAAATCTTAAAGAATTAATAAAATCTGAAAAATTCCGGGAAGACCTTTTTTACAGAATAAATGTCATGCCGATATTTATACCACCTTTAAGAGAAAGGAAAGAGGATATCCCGGCATTAATTGAGAATTTTTTAAATATTTTTTCAGAGAAATATAGTAAACAGAATATTACTATTTCTTCTCTAGCATACGAGGCTTTGCTATCTTATGACTATCCTGGCAATGTTAGAGAATTAAAACACGCAATAGAAAGAGCTGTACTTTTATCCAGTGATGGAGTGATTGATGTTAAACATTTGCCTGATGAGTTTTTGCCTGTAAAAGCCTTTCAGAATGATTGCATAGTTAATAAAATTACACTTAAAGAATGTCTGGAAAGCTTTGAAAAAAATCTTATAATTAAAGCACTTCAAGAATGTGGAGGCAAAAAAATAGAAGCAGCTAAAAAACTTGGTATAAGCAGAAAAGCTTTATGGGAGAAAATGAAAGCTTATGGAATAGACAGCGGAGGGGGAGGGATTTGA